The following coding sequences lie in one Sedimentibacter sp. MB35-C1 genomic window:
- a CDS encoding DUF4363 family protein: MRKFLVISIPIVTTVLFILVMLSDKVLKNPLTNDDNIPAVIDSIRDEIKKDNWAEASNKALQLTNTWDKITKRVQFSAEKDEINGFYKSLARLNGAIEAKDMSDAFMELNEAYEHWVNLGK; this comes from the coding sequence ATGCGAAAATTTTTAGTTATATCAATACCAATTGTTACGACTGTATTATTTATTCTAGTGATGTTAAGTGACAAAGTTCTGAAAAATCCACTGACTAATGATGATAATATACCTGCTGTAATAGATTCAATAAGAGACGAAATCAAAAAAGATAATTGGGCAGAGGCAAGTAATAAAGCCTTACAATTGACAAACACTTGGGACAAAATTACTAAAAGAGTCCAATTCAGTGCCGAAAAAGATGAAATAAACGGCTTTTATAAAAGCCTAGCAAGGTTAAACGGCGCAATAGAGGCGAAAGATATGTCCGATGCGTTTATGGAGCTTAATGAGGCATACGAGCATTGGGTTAATTTGGGAAAGTAA
- a CDS encoding sodium:alanine symporter family protein, giving the protein MEAIMNINSWLNNIVWGPPMLILIVGTGLFLSVSTKFFSITKLGYILKNTLLKIFSKDQSGEGEVTAFQAVATALAATVGTGNIAGVATAIAAGGPGALLWMWIAAILGMTTKFSEVVLSIKFREKTPDGRFVGGPMYYIRNGLGWNWLAVLFALFGTLAAFGIGNMVQSNSVADALQSSFSLNPWITGIVLAVVTALVIVGGIKRIGAFTEKLVPFMAAIYILGGLAIIIINIGKVPAAFVTIFESAFSGRAAVGGFAGATVMQAVRFGVARGVFTNEAGLGSAPIAHAAATTDHPVRQGLWGVFEVFADTLVICSITALAIITSGVWETGMTGAALTTQAFDVSLPGGGYIVSIGIVMFAFSTIVGWEYYGERCAEYLFGPKAIMVYRIIWIPFILIGAIGGLEVIWALADTLNGLMAIPNLIGVVALSGTVFKLTKEFFSSEKAKN; this is encoded by the coding sequence ATGGAAGCAATTATGAACATCAACAGTTGGCTAAATAATATTGTGTGGGGACCACCAATGTTAATACTGATTGTTGGAACAGGACTATTTTTATCAGTAAGTACAAAGTTCTTCTCAATTACCAAGTTAGGGTACATCTTGAAGAACACTCTTCTTAAAATCTTTTCTAAGGACCAATCTGGAGAAGGTGAAGTAACGGCATTCCAGGCTGTTGCTACAGCTCTTGCCGCTACAGTTGGAACAGGTAACATAGCAGGTGTTGCAACCGCTATTGCTGCCGGAGGTCCAGGAGCATTATTATGGATGTGGATTGCCGCAATACTAGGTATGACTACTAAGTTCTCAGAAGTTGTACTGTCCATTAAATTCAGAGAAAAAACACCTGACGGACGTTTTGTCGGCGGACCCATGTACTATATTAGGAATGGCTTAGGATGGAACTGGCTTGCAGTGCTATTTGCTCTGTTTGGTACACTTGCAGCATTCGGAATCGGTAACATGGTTCAATCAAACTCAGTTGCTGACGCTCTGCAATCTTCTTTCAGCCTTAATCCTTGGATTACAGGTATTGTATTGGCAGTTGTCACTGCTTTGGTTATAGTTGGCGGAATAAAAAGAATTGGTGCCTTCACAGAAAAACTTGTTCCTTTTATGGCTGCTATTTATATTCTTGGTGGATTAGCAATTATTATAATTAACATAGGTAAGGTTCCTGCTGCTTTCGTTACTATATTTGAAAGCGCATTCTCTGGAAGAGCTGCTGTCGGCGGTTTTGCAGGAGCAACAGTTATGCAGGCTGTTAGATTCGGTGTTGCCCGCGGTGTATTTACAAACGAAGCCGGTTTAGGTAGTGCTCCAATAGCTCACGCTGCTGCTACTACAGATCACCCTGTTCGTCAAGGCCTTTGGGGAGTATTTGAAGTATTTGCAGACACACTTGTTATATGTAGTATAACAGCTTTGGCAATAATTACATCAGGTGTTTGGGAAACAGGCATGACAGGAGCCGCACTTACAACACAGGCTTTCGACGTATCGTTACCAGGCGGAGGATACATCGTATCAATAGGTATTGTAATGTTTGCTTTCTCAACTATAGTTGGATGGGAATACTACGGTGAAAGATGTGCTGAGTACTTATTCGGACCTAAAGCAATTATGGTTTACAGAATAATTTGGATACCGTTTATTTTAATAGGCGCTATCGGTGGTCTTGAAGTTATTTGGGCTTTAGCAGACACATTAAACGGATTAATGGCTATTCCGAACTTAATAGGCGTTGTAGCATTGAGCGGAACAGTATTTAAACTTACAAAAGAGTTTTTCTCTTCAGAAAAAGCTAAAAACTAA
- a CDS encoding ion channel → MKRKTILIVYNVLVLFNLYFIIAAVFTAIYIAIDYAGLGYIADHYAAVSNQQHTPIGIITRSLYFSFITLFAVGYGDMTPFGLSRAVSMIQAFVGFILPYAIILNYAIINPNVIKFKK, encoded by the coding sequence TTGAAACGAAAAACCATTTTAATTGTTTATAACGTCCTGGTTTTATTTAATTTATATTTTATTATTGCCGCAGTATTTACTGCAATATATATAGCGATTGATTACGCAGGGCTTGGATACATCGCTGACCATTATGCAGCTGTTTCGAACCAGCAGCATACACCTATAGGCATTATCACTCGTTCCCTTTACTTCAGCTTCATTACATTATTTGCAGTAGGATACGGCGACATGACTCCCTTCGGGCTGTCAAGGGCTGTTTCAATGATTCAAGCGTTCGTAGGATTTATATTACCGTACGCAATAATATTAAATTACGCCATCATTAATCCTAATGTTATTAAATTTAAGAAATAG
- the sfsA gene encoding DNA/RNA nuclease SfsA: MKYKNIKKAKFINRPNRFIANIEIEGKNEVCHVKNTGRCKELLIKDSKIFVQEFDSSKRKTKYDLISVYKGNRLINIDSQAPNKVFHEWVKKGYLFNNISLIKPEYKYNNSRFDFYIEADNKKILIEVKGVTLEEDNIVLFPDAPTARGLKHINELAECLHDGYEAYVVFIVQMSDVLYFTPNYKTHREFGEALIRAKKRGVTILALDCEITENSIEAKNNVDVRL, encoded by the coding sequence ATGAAATATAAAAATATAAAGAAGGCTAAATTTATTAACAGACCGAACAGATTTATTGCTAATATTGAAATCGAGGGGAAAAATGAAGTCTGCCATGTTAAGAATACAGGCAGGTGCAAGGAGCTTCTTATTAAGGATTCTAAAATATTTGTCCAGGAATTTGATAGTTCAAAACGAAAGACAAAATATGATTTGATTTCAGTTTATAAAGGAAACAGACTCATTAATATTGACAGTCAGGCACCAAATAAAGTATTTCATGAGTGGGTAAAGAAAGGGTATTTATTTAATAATATAAGTCTGATAAAACCGGAGTATAAATATAATAATTCTAGATTTGATTTCTATATAGAAGCAGACAATAAAAAAATACTAATAGAGGTTAAAGGTGTTACATTAGAGGAAGATAATATAGTTCTGTTTCCGGACGCACCCACGGCCAGGGGGTTAAAACATATTAATGAACTGGCAGAATGCCTGCATGACGGATATGAAGCATATGTTGTATTTATTGTGCAGATGAGCGATGTGCTATATTTTACTCCAAACTACAAAACTCATAGAGAATTCGGAGAAGCTTTAATAAGAGCAAAAAAAAGAGGGGTTACCATATTGGCTCTTGACTGTGAAATTACAGAAAATTCAATAGAAGCTAAAAATAATGTTGACGTTAGATTGTAA
- a CDS encoding twin-arginine translocase TatA/TatE family subunit, with translation MGRIGAPELILILAIALIIFGPSKLPEIGRSIGEAFGQFKRHANKVSEDTTTEAKDSDNDKNS, from the coding sequence ATGGGCAGAATTGGAGCACCAGAGTTAATATTAATATTAGCTATTGCATTAATAATTTTTGGTCCTTCTAAGCTACCCGAAATCGGAAGATCAATCGGCGAAGCTTTTGGACAATTTAAGCGTCATGCAAACAAAGTCTCAGAAGACACTACTACTGAAGCTAAAGATTCAGACAACGATAAGAATAGTTAA
- a CDS encoding C-GCAxxG-C-C family (seleno)protein, translating to MAEGFFGVLSQEVGYPFNQVPVAAFTNFGAGFQQAALCGSVGAAALCLGTVCEPDVAKKLLGELESWYKEAELPIYQPDIKLETTVANSILCADSVGTFMEKTGVEMGSDERKARCAGVAADVTRKMVELLNAQYA from the coding sequence GTGGCTGAAGGTTTCTTCGGCGTATTATCTCAAGAAGTAGGATATCCATTCAATCAAGTTCCTGTAGCAGCATTTACAAATTTTGGAGCAGGATTCCAGCAGGCCGCATTATGCGGATCTGTAGGAGCAGCAGCACTATGTCTTGGAACTGTTTGCGAACCAGATGTAGCTAAAAAACTACTAGGAGAATTGGAAAGCTGGTATAAAGAAGCTGAACTTCCTATATACCAACCGGATATTAAATTAGAAACAACTGTTGCAAACTCTATTCTATGTGCAGACTCAGTGGGAACCTTTATGGAGAAAACAGGAGTCGAAATGGGAAGCGATGAAAGAAAAGCTCGCTGTGCAGGTGTTGCAGCAGATGTAACCAGAAAAATGGTAGAATTGCTTAATGCTCAATATGCATAA
- a CDS encoding B3/4 domain-containing protein produces the protein MKYTIDKSVFELEQKIKFGIIVAHNIKNSETLPEDEQRLRKAESRMKEDINPAQLRQLHNVSLYREVMLKSGINPNKYPPSVEAMFKRVLKGGHLPVINALVDLCNAVSIENGISLGGHDLKDISEDLEVRYSRNNDIFLPFGASEYEGVPEGELVFTSGNKVQTLKWVWRQSELGKITLNSKDVFFQLVGFEYEEGASLYNAMAEIENLVAERFQGTCEKYLVDVNNQYIEFH, from the coding sequence ATGAAATATACAATTGATAAATCCGTTTTTGAATTAGAACAAAAAATAAAATTTGGAATTATAGTTGCGCATAATATTAAAAATTCTGAAACTTTGCCTGAGGACGAGCAGCGGCTAAGAAAGGCAGAATCCAGAATGAAAGAAGATATAAATCCTGCCCAGCTTAGGCAGTTGCACAATGTGTCGCTTTACAGAGAAGTAATGCTTAAGTCGGGGATAAATCCTAATAAATATCCGCCTTCTGTGGAAGCAATGTTTAAAAGAGTATTAAAAGGAGGGCATCTTCCTGTTATAAATGCTTTGGTTGACTTGTGCAATGCTGTTTCAATTGAAAACGGTATCTCTCTTGGTGGACATGATTTGAAAGACATTAGCGAAGATTTAGAAGTTCGATACAGTAGAAATAATGATATCTTTCTGCCTTTTGGTGCAAGCGAGTATGAGGGTGTGCCCGAAGGTGAACTTGTGTTTACAAGCGGGAATAAAGTCCAAACTTTAAAATGGGTTTGGAGACAGAGCGAGTTGGGAAAAATTACTTTAAACAGTAAAGATGTATTTTTTCAGCTTGTGGGTTTTGAATATGAGGAGGGGGCATCACTGTATAATGCTATGGCTGAAATTGAGAATTTAGTGGCAGAAAGGTTTCAAGGCACATGCGAAAAATATTTGGTGGATGTTAATAATCAATACATAGAATTTCATTAA
- a CDS encoding DMT family transporter, with the protein MTKQLKADLMLLMITIFWGISYYLSDISLSDMGSFTLNAHRFLIAFFIAALLTFPKLKNVSKNTLKYSLIIGAALTVVYIGANFGVMYTTLSNTSFLCGLAVVFTPIVSSIIHKKAPDKKLTMVIIMTTIGIALLTLKDNFSLNQGNLFGDAASVMCALAYAIDLNITEKAVSLEDVDPFQLGVFQLGVTGVLNFTLAIIFEKPHFPTQPNIWASVLFLAILCTGVAFVVQAIAQQYTTASHVGVIFSLETVFAGIVAFAFAKEVLTFKAYFGAALMIASIFIMEIDFKELIKKRRRRIEQE; encoded by the coding sequence ATGACTAAGCAATTAAAAGCAGACCTTATGCTGCTGATGATAACTATATTTTGGGGGATTTCTTATTATCTTTCTGATATAAGCCTGTCAGATATGGGGTCATTTACGTTGAATGCGCATAGATTTCTAATCGCTTTTTTTATTGCAGCATTATTGACATTTCCAAAATTGAAAAATGTTTCGAAAAACACATTGAAGTACAGTCTTATAATTGGTGCGGCACTTACTGTGGTGTACATAGGTGCAAATTTTGGAGTTATGTATACAACTTTATCAAACACAAGTTTTCTGTGCGGGCTTGCTGTTGTGTTTACTCCTATTGTGTCAAGTATAATTCATAAGAAGGCACCTGATAAAAAACTTACTATGGTGATAATTATGACAACCATTGGAATTGCTCTATTAACATTAAAAGATAATTTTTCGCTTAACCAAGGTAATTTATTTGGAGATGCAGCTTCGGTAATGTGCGCGCTTGCATATGCCATTGATTTGAATATTACTGAAAAAGCTGTTTCTCTTGAAGACGTAGACCCGTTTCAGCTTGGAGTTTTTCAGTTGGGAGTAACTGGAGTTTTGAATTTTACGCTTGCAATTATATTTGAAAAACCTCACTTCCCAACACAGCCGAACATATGGGCATCTGTGTTATTTTTGGCAATATTATGTACGGGAGTGGCATTTGTAGTGCAGGCCATTGCCCAGCAATATACTACAGCATCCCACGTAGGTGTAATTTTTTCTCTTGAAACTGTCTTCGCAGGAATAGTGGCATTTGCGTTTGCAAAAGAGGTTCTTACATTTAAGGCATATTTTGGCGCAGCACTGATGATTGCAAGCATTTTTATTATGGAGATAGATTTCAAAGAATTAATAAAAAAAAGGCGGAGAAGAATAGAACAAGAATAA
- a CDS encoding S-layer homology domain-containing protein: protein MKSKVLRIISSTVALSMIFTTAAFAVPSAKKDKWKTHQKTYQKTYQKVETKDYENALDLLIRMNIVKGYGNGDFGLSGNIKRADVIVMITRMLDQYDVIDEDDYDDKAEEFKEIFDDVDFNEYYYESVKIAKDLGIAKGDGKYFRPGNPVTIQEAIWLIQRSGEILNVDFEDGKIEELEEIYKDELNSFAKRRDVFWMMFYIMNEYDYDEKEYDINDIKVNVENGEQLDFKDSWFTEALDDVIEDDIEYVKFELPESGGKLYYDYDEDQNENSLVSEVTKYYLGKYEKNIIRNIAFVPEEYFEGEVTVKYTAYTEEDSYDGSIIIRVDYENLKLITYEISENEYVRIDEDDFEDFVDTVKFVIPSEKQGVLYYDSDGDGKPESKEVVTRTKTYDIEDVDYIIFEPNQGFDGEVVIKYYAEEKSSDKVYEGEIKITVEAVQEISTMKLTTDYEDEFIDVDFVEELFELVEDDIDEEELEYAMFVIPDEGTLKIKLDGKRNLINVQNDVSYELEDIEYIRYIFEDEGNIEFNYTVFEDEDEDNYNVYDGLIKIYVR from the coding sequence ATGAAAAGCAAAGTTTTAAGAATTATATCATCCACAGTTGCATTGAGTATGATATTTACAACTGCGGCATTTGCAGTGCCGTCGGCAAAGAAAGACAAATGGAAAACACATCAGAAAACATACCAAAAAACATACCAAAAAGTAGAAACGAAGGATTATGAAAATGCTCTGGATCTATTGATTAGAATGAATATAGTGAAGGGATACGGCAATGGGGACTTTGGCTTGAGCGGAAATATAAAACGTGCTGATGTGATTGTAATGATCACTAGGATGCTAGATCAATATGATGTAATTGACGAAGACGACTACGACGATAAAGCCGAAGAATTTAAAGAAATTTTTGATGATGTTGATTTTAACGAGTATTATTATGAATCGGTTAAAATAGCAAAGGATCTGGGCATTGCTAAAGGAGATGGAAAATATTTCAGACCTGGAAACCCGGTTACAATTCAAGAGGCAATATGGCTTATACAGCGTTCGGGAGAAATCTTAAATGTGGATTTTGAAGATGGTAAGATAGAGGAGTTAGAAGAAATCTACAAAGATGAATTAAACAGCTTTGCAAAGAGAAGAGATGTCTTTTGGATGATGTTTTATATAATGAACGAATATGATTATGATGAAAAGGAATATGACATAAACGATATTAAGGTAAATGTTGAAAATGGAGAACAGTTGGACTTTAAAGACAGCTGGTTTACAGAGGCTTTAGACGATGTTATAGAAGATGACATTGAATATGTGAAGTTCGAACTGCCGGAATCCGGAGGAAAACTATATTATGATTATGACGAAGATCAAAATGAAAATTCCTTGGTATCTGAGGTAACAAAGTATTATTTAGGCAAGTATGAAAAAAACATAATAAGAAATATTGCATTTGTTCCGGAAGAGTATTTTGAAGGAGAAGTTACAGTAAAATATACGGCGTATACAGAAGAAGATTCCTATGACGGGTCAATAATAATAAGAGTTGACTATGAGAACCTTAAGCTTATTACCTATGAAATTTCTGAAAACGAATATGTGCGCATAGATGAAGATGATTTTGAAGATTTTGTTGATACGGTTAAATTTGTAATTCCTTCAGAAAAACAGGGTGTTTTGTACTATGACAGTGATGGGGACGGAAAACCTGAAAGCAAGGAAGTTGTGACCAGAACAAAAACATATGATATAGAAGATGTTGATTACATCATATTTGAGCCAAATCAAGGTTTTGACGGGGAAGTTGTTATAAAATATTATGCAGAAGAAAAATCAAGCGATAAAGTATATGAAGGGGAAATAAAGATAACGGTTGAAGCTGTTCAAGAAATTTCTACGATGAAACTGACGACAGATTATGAGGATGAATTCATAGATGTTGATTTTGTAGAAGAACTGTTTGAACTGGTTGAAGATGACATAGACGAAGAAGAACTCGAGTATGCAATGTTTGTGATTCCTGACGAAGGAACTCTTAAAATTAAGCTTGATGGCAAGAGAAATTTAATCAATGTTCAAAATGATGTAAGCTATGAATTAGAGGATATTGAATATATAAGATATATTTTTGAGGATGAAGGTAATATAGAATTTAATTATACTGTTTTTGAAGATGAAGATGAAGATAACTATAATGTTTATGACGGATTAATTAAAATCTATGTAAGATAA
- a CDS encoding DUF421 domain-containing protein: MNEGLVVLVRSIISFFTLLIFAKILGKQQISQLAFFDYVLGITIGSIAASLASDLSSRAWPHWVALLTWAALGYLMEFITMKWRYSAKYIEGEPTIVIMNGKIMEDALRKMQFRVSDIMQLLRNKDVFDLSQVDFAIIEPNGQLSVLRKPEYEPLTAKDMKITKKPSGISTELIYDGILIEENLRQLNKNKKWLMDQLKSKGIKDVSEVFLATLNPAGSFYVDKYEDHIKKVIDIGDYKGPY, encoded by the coding sequence TTGAATGAAGGTTTAGTTGTTTTAGTAAGATCAATAATAAGTTTTTTTACTCTTCTTATATTTGCAAAGATACTGGGGAAACAGCAAATAAGTCAATTGGCTTTTTTTGATTATGTATTGGGAATTACCATCGGATCAATTGCCGCTAGCCTTGCCTCTGATTTGTCAAGCAGAGCATGGCCTCATTGGGTCGCATTATTAACCTGGGCAGCATTAGGTTATTTAATGGAATTTATAACTATGAAATGGAGATATTCAGCAAAGTATATAGAAGGAGAACCTACAATAGTTATAATGAACGGAAAAATAATGGAGGATGCACTAAGAAAAATGCAGTTCAGAGTATCTGACATAATGCAACTCCTTAGAAATAAAGATGTGTTTGATTTATCTCAGGTTGATTTTGCCATTATCGAACCCAACGGCCAATTGTCAGTACTTAGAAAGCCTGAATACGAGCCGTTAACAGCCAAAGACATGAAAATAACCAAAAAACCTTCCGGTATAAGTACAGAACTTATTTATGACGGGATTTTGATAGAAGAAAATCTAAGGCAGTTGAATAAAAACAAAAAGTGGCTTATGGATCAACTAAAAAGCAAAGGAATAAAAGATGTCTCAGAAGTTTTTCTAGCTACATTAAATCCAGCCGGTTCCTTTTATGTTGATAAATATGAAGATCACATTAAAAAAGTTATTGATATAGGCGATTATAAAGGCCCTTACTAA
- a CDS encoding spore coat protein: MNFTQKERTLLEDQKSHEEICIQKYTNYASLAQDQELKNIFNQIAQTEQQHYNTIDQLLKGQVPQMQQGGSQQNQSSGMQMKSQQLQSMQGSQQKQANQSPSFVPKGQSLNYSNSDKDLCSDLLMTEKYVSSTYDTAIFEFRDPQVRSILNHIQKEEQQHGETLYKYMESKGMYQAK; this comes from the coding sequence ATGAATTTTACACAAAAAGAAAGAACTTTGCTGGAAGATCAAAAAAGCCACGAGGAAATTTGCATACAAAAATATACTAACTATGCAAGTTTAGCACAAGATCAAGAGTTAAAGAATATTTTCAATCAAATTGCTCAAACAGAACAGCAGCATTACAACACTATTGATCAGCTCTTAAAAGGGCAGGTACCACAAATGCAGCAGGGAGGATCACAGCAGAATCAGAGCAGCGGCATGCAGATGAAATCTCAGCAGTTGCAGTCAATGCAAGGCAGTCAGCAAAAGCAGGCAAATCAATCGCCCAGTTTTGTGCCTAAAGGCCAATCTCTAAATTATAGCAATTCAGACAAAGATTTGTGCAGTGATTTGCTTATGACTGAAAAATATGTTTCATCAACGTATGATACAGCCATATTTGAATTTAGAGATCCACAGGTTCGTAGTATTTTAAATCACATTCAAAAAGAAGAACAGCAGCATGGGGAAACTCTATATAAATATATGGAAAGCAAGGGAATGTACCAGGCTAAATAA